The Bombus huntii isolate Logan2020A chromosome 11, iyBomHunt1.1, whole genome shotgun sequence genome includes a window with the following:
- the LOC126870908 gene encoding insulin-like growth factor 2 mRNA-binding protein 1 isoform X1 — protein MSLDKFADGGVLQKEMERLEMEEKNGDATSGAGSKVIVNNLPAQIRIEDIEALFSNCGQVQSVEKLSSRDPNLQTVLISYETQEQAQQAVNQLNGHEYEGSPLKVEMSTVENRRRGRSQRSGVAYSGVSGSGRQADFPLRILVQSEMVGAIIGRQGSTIRQITQMTRARVDVHRKDSLGAAEKAITIYGNPENCTNACKKIMEVTQQEAYGLSKGEISLRILAHNNLIGRIIGKGGTTIKKIMQDTDTKITVSSINDINNFNLERIITVKGSIDNMSKAESMISSKLRQSYENDLQAMAPQSLMFPGLHPMAMMSTAGMGYSSRGPGLYGTGPAPYPYQTSLPTQQGIPIGDTQETAFLYIPNTSVGAIIGSKGSHIRNIIRFSGASVKIAPIEQDKPVEQQNDRKVTIVGSPESQWKAQYLIFEKMREEGFVGGTEDVRLTIEILVPSTQVGRIIGKGGQNVRELQRVTGSIIKLSEQQSTSPSADEEATVQIIGPFFSVQSAQRRIRAMVLQSSGAPGAGVAGSRAGRGSSQEGGSRTRRDGSATSQQGGTASQHSAQQQSSTSPSNQQQSQNQ, from the exons CGGTGCCGGATCCAAGGTTATCGTAAACAACTTGCCAGCTCAGATCAGAATAGAAGATATAGAGGCACTGTTCTCGAACTGCGGTCAAGTGCAGTCTGTGGAGAAATTGTCCTCGCGCGATCCTAATTTACAAACCGTCCTCATCAGCTATGAGACGCAAGAACAAGCACAGCA GGCTGTGAACCAGTTAAATGGTCACGAGTACGAGGGTAGCCCGCTAAAAGTGGAAATGTCTACGGTGGAGAACCGACGTAGAGGCCGCAGCCAGCGCAGCGGCGTAGCTTATTCCGGGGTTTCGGGCTCCGGACGGCAGGCAGACTTCCCGCTCCGTATTCTTGTACAATCAGAAATGGTGGGAGCCATAATCGGTCGCCAGGGCTCTACCATACGTCAGATCACTCAGATGACGCGCGCGCGAGTCGATGTTCACCGTAAGGACAGCCTCGGTGCTGCTGAAAAAGCTATTACCATCTACGGTAACCCAGAGAATTGTACGAATGCTTGCAAGAAAATTATGGAGGTGACGCAGCAAGAGGCTTACGGTTTGAGTAAAGG CGAGATCTCATTGAGGATTCTTGCGCACAACAATTTGATTGGACGAATTATCGGAAAGGGTGGTACCACCATTAAGAAAATCATGCAGGATACAGATACGAAGATCACCGTAAGCAGTATCAATGACATCAACAACTTCAATCTCGAGCGCATTATCACGGTGAAAGGCAGCATCGATAACATGAGCAAAGCTGAATCTATGATTTCCAGCAAATTACGCCAAAGCTACGAAAATGACTTGCAAGCAATGGCT CCTCAAAGCTTGATGTTTCCTGGTTTACATCCAATGGCTATGATGTCCACTGCTGGTATGGGATACAGCTCACGTGGTCCGGGCTTGTATGGCACCGGACCAGCCCCATATCCTTATCAAACCAGTTTGCCTACGCAGCAAGGTATTCCAATAGGAGATACGCAAGAAACTGCGTTCCTCTACATTCCGAATACGAGTGTAGGGGCAATCATAGGAAGCAAGGGTTCACACATCAGAAACATTATCAGATTCTCTGGCGCCAGTGTGAAAATCGCGCCAATCGAGCAGGACAAGCCTGTAGAACAACAAAATGACAGAAAAGTAACTATCGTCGGATCACCAGAATCACAGTGGAAA GCTCAATACttaattttcgagaaaatgcgCGAGGAAGGATTCGTGGGCGGAACCGAGGACGTCCGATTGACAATCGAGATTCTCGTACCAAGTACTCAAGTTGGCCGAATCATTGGCAAAGGTGGACAAAACGTTAGAGAATTGCAACGTGTAACCGGAAGTATCATAAAGTTATCGGAACAACAATCCACATCTCCTTCTGCCGATGAAGAAGCAACCGTCCAAATAATTGGCCCTTTCTTCTCTGTTCAG TCGGCACAGAGAAGAATTCGCGCTATGGTTCTACAGTCATCTGGTGCACCTGGAGCAGGTGTCGCAGGCTCACGCGCTGGTCGTGGTAGCAGCCAAGAAGGTGGTTCTCGTACTCGAAGAGATGGCAGTGCCACGTCCCAACAAGGTGGCACAGCGTCGCAGCACTCAGCTCAACAACAATCTAGTACTTCGCCTTCTAATCAACAGCAATCACAAAATCAGTAA
- the LOC126870908 gene encoding insulin-like growth factor 2 mRNA-binding protein 1 isoform X2, with protein sequence MSTVENRRRGRSQRSGVAYSGVSGSGRQADFPLRILVQSEMVGAIIGRQGSTIRQITQMTRARVDVHRKDSLGAAEKAITIYGNPENCTNACKKIMEVTQQEAYGLSKGEISLRILAHNNLIGRIIGKGGTTIKKIMQDTDTKITVSSINDINNFNLERIITVKGSIDNMSKAESMISSKLRQSYENDLQAMAPQSLMFPGLHPMAMMSTAGMGYSSRGPGLYGTGPAPYPYQTSLPTQQGIPIGDTQETAFLYIPNTSVGAIIGSKGSHIRNIIRFSGASVKIAPIEQDKPVEQQNDRKVTIVGSPESQWKAQYLIFEKMREEGFVGGTEDVRLTIEILVPSTQVGRIIGKGGQNVRELQRVTGSIIKLSEQQSTSPSADEEATVQIIGPFFSVQSAQRRIRAMVLQSSGAPGAGVAGSRAGRGSSQEGGSRTRRDGSATSQQGGTASQHSAQQQSSTSPSNQQQSQNQ encoded by the exons ATGTCTACGGTGGAGAACCGACGTAGAGGCCGCAGCCAGCGCAGCGGCGTAGCTTATTCCGGGGTTTCGGGCTCCGGACGGCAGGCAGACTTCCCGCTCCGTATTCTTGTACAATCAGAAATGGTGGGAGCCATAATCGGTCGCCAGGGCTCTACCATACGTCAGATCACTCAGATGACGCGCGCGCGAGTCGATGTTCACCGTAAGGACAGCCTCGGTGCTGCTGAAAAAGCTATTACCATCTACGGTAACCCAGAGAATTGTACGAATGCTTGCAAGAAAATTATGGAGGTGACGCAGCAAGAGGCTTACGGTTTGAGTAAAGG CGAGATCTCATTGAGGATTCTTGCGCACAACAATTTGATTGGACGAATTATCGGAAAGGGTGGTACCACCATTAAGAAAATCATGCAGGATACAGATACGAAGATCACCGTAAGCAGTATCAATGACATCAACAACTTCAATCTCGAGCGCATTATCACGGTGAAAGGCAGCATCGATAACATGAGCAAAGCTGAATCTATGATTTCCAGCAAATTACGCCAAAGCTACGAAAATGACTTGCAAGCAATGGCT CCTCAAAGCTTGATGTTTCCTGGTTTACATCCAATGGCTATGATGTCCACTGCTGGTATGGGATACAGCTCACGTGGTCCGGGCTTGTATGGCACCGGACCAGCCCCATATCCTTATCAAACCAGTTTGCCTACGCAGCAAGGTATTCCAATAGGAGATACGCAAGAAACTGCGTTCCTCTACATTCCGAATACGAGTGTAGGGGCAATCATAGGAAGCAAGGGTTCACACATCAGAAACATTATCAGATTCTCTGGCGCCAGTGTGAAAATCGCGCCAATCGAGCAGGACAAGCCTGTAGAACAACAAAATGACAGAAAAGTAACTATCGTCGGATCACCAGAATCACAGTGGAAA GCTCAATACttaattttcgagaaaatgcgCGAGGAAGGATTCGTGGGCGGAACCGAGGACGTCCGATTGACAATCGAGATTCTCGTACCAAGTACTCAAGTTGGCCGAATCATTGGCAAAGGTGGACAAAACGTTAGAGAATTGCAACGTGTAACCGGAAGTATCATAAAGTTATCGGAACAACAATCCACATCTCCTTCTGCCGATGAAGAAGCAACCGTCCAAATAATTGGCCCTTTCTTCTCTGTTCAG TCGGCACAGAGAAGAATTCGCGCTATGGTTCTACAGTCATCTGGTGCACCTGGAGCAGGTGTCGCAGGCTCACGCGCTGGTCGTGGTAGCAGCCAAGAAGGTGGTTCTCGTACTCGAAGAGATGGCAGTGCCACGTCCCAACAAGGTGGCACAGCGTCGCAGCACTCAGCTCAACAACAATCTAGTACTTCGCCTTCTAATCAACAGCAATCACAAAATCAGTAA